A section of the Kribbella voronezhensis genome encodes:
- a CDS encoding WYL domain-containing protein — MPPLLLDDDEAVAVGVGLRTAAGGSAAGIEEASVGALVKLEQVLPSRLRHRVNAMKAAGVAVPGSGPTVDGEVLTVVATAIRARERLRFGYSSHVGSESVRTTEPHRLVTWGRRWYLVAWDNDREDWRTFRVDRMTPRTPTGPRFAPRELPFEDVADDVRPNVSAAIWRYSARIRVHASAE, encoded by the coding sequence TTGCCGCCGTTGTTGCTGGATGACGACGAGGCGGTGGCGGTCGGGGTTGGACTCCGTACTGCGGCCGGCGGGAGCGCGGCTGGTATCGAGGAAGCCTCGGTCGGGGCGCTCGTGAAGCTTGAGCAGGTGCTGCCGTCGCGATTGAGACACCGAGTGAACGCGATGAAGGCAGCTGGGGTCGCCGTACCGGGGTCGGGGCCGACTGTCGACGGGGAGGTGCTGACGGTGGTCGCGACTGCGATTCGGGCGCGCGAACGGCTGCGGTTCGGCTACTCGAGTCACGTCGGTTCAGAGAGCGTTCGTACTACGGAGCCGCATCGCCTGGTGACCTGGGGACGACGCTGGTACCTGGTTGCCTGGGACAACGATCGCGAGGACTGGCGGACGTTTCGGGTGGATCGGATGACACCTCGTACGCCGACCGGGCCGCGGTTCGCGCCGAGGGAGCTGCCGTTTGAGGACGTGGCCGACGATGTGCGGCCGAACGTGAGTGCTGCGATTTGGCGCTACTCCGCGCGGATCCGGGTGCACGCGTCGGCGGAGTAG
- a CDS encoding LacI family DNA-binding transcriptional regulator translates to MSQAKVSIKDVAAHAGVSVTTVSHVLNDTPGKRITDTTRDRVRQSAAELGYAPSSMARNLRLQRSQMLALVSDEIATTPYAGRMILGAQEAASKAGWLLMLVNTGSDSEFEAAEIRALRQRQVDGLLYATMYHQEIELPEAVGDVPTVLLDARSSDDTVPSVVPDEVAGGRTATEELIRHGHTRIGFLNNIDDIPATHGRLEGYQQALQAAGLTFDPQLVVAGRSDTVGGFQAAQQLLEATTRPTAVFCFNDRMAMGVYHVAAELGLRIPQDLSVVGFDNQELIADGLRPGLTTVALPHYEMGAWAVDALIARIEGRESDGAEHAALDCPLVVRKSVDRPS, encoded by the coding sequence ATGTCGCAGGCCAAGGTGTCGATCAAGGATGTGGCGGCGCATGCCGGGGTGTCGGTCACGACCGTGTCACATGTCCTCAACGACACGCCCGGGAAGCGGATCACCGACACCACGCGGGATCGGGTCCGTCAGTCCGCGGCTGAGCTCGGCTATGCGCCGAGCAGCATGGCGCGGAACCTGCGGCTTCAGCGGTCGCAGATGCTGGCCTTGGTCAGCGACGAGATCGCGACGACGCCATACGCCGGGCGGATGATCCTTGGCGCTCAGGAGGCCGCGTCGAAGGCCGGGTGGTTGCTGATGCTGGTCAACACCGGGTCGGACAGCGAGTTCGAGGCGGCCGAGATCCGGGCGCTTCGGCAGCGGCAGGTCGACGGCCTTCTCTACGCGACGATGTATCACCAAGAGATTGAGCTGCCGGAGGCGGTGGGCGATGTGCCGACCGTCCTGCTCGATGCGCGATCGTCGGACGACACTGTGCCTTCGGTGGTGCCGGACGAGGTCGCCGGCGGAAGAACTGCCACCGAGGAGCTGATCCGCCACGGGCATACCAGGATCGGCTTTCTCAACAACATCGACGACATCCCTGCCACGCACGGCCGGCTCGAGGGATACCAGCAGGCCTTGCAGGCGGCCGGCCTGACGTTCGACCCGCAGCTGGTGGTTGCCGGCAGGTCGGACACCGTCGGCGGGTTCCAGGCCGCACAACAGTTGCTAGAGGCAACTACAAGACCGACGGCGGTTTTCTGCTTCAACGACCGGATGGCCATGGGCGTCTATCACGTCGCGGCCGAGCTCGGTCTGCGTATACCTCAGGACCTCTCGGTGGTGGGGTTCGACAACCAGGAACTCATCGCCGATGGACTCCGCCCGGGGTTGACCACCGTCGCCCTGCCTCATTACGAGATGGGCGCTTGGGCCGTGGATGCCCTGATCGCACGTATCGAGGGACGGGAAAGCGACGGTGCGGAGCACGCGGCTCTGGACTGTCCGCTGGTGGTCCGCAAATCCGTGGACCGACCCAGCTGA
- a CDS encoding MmcQ/YjbR family DNA-binding protein has product MAETSDAPVGVVERLGEICEGFPDAYEEDAWVGTRWRIRKRTFAHVLTIVSGVPAAYVDAVGDGGPVTLMTFRAAGPELAALTTVGHPFFKAQWGDDVVGIVLDEDETDWEEVPELLAESYCIMAPKGLARRLRESLVAKIG; this is encoded by the coding sequence GTGGCTGAGACCAGTGATGCGCCGGTTGGAGTCGTGGAGCGGTTGGGGGAGATTTGCGAGGGGTTCCCGGATGCGTATGAAGAGGATGCGTGGGTGGGCACGCGGTGGCGGATTCGAAAGAGAACGTTTGCGCATGTGCTGACGATCGTGTCGGGCGTGCCTGCTGCGTACGTCGATGCGGTCGGCGATGGCGGACCGGTGACCTTGATGACATTTCGTGCGGCTGGGCCTGAGCTTGCTGCGCTGACTACTGTCGGGCACCCGTTCTTCAAGGCGCAGTGGGGCGACGACGTCGTGGGGATCGTGCTCGACGAGGACGAGACCGACTGGGAGGAGGTGCCGGAATTGCTTGCCGAGAGCTACTGCATCATGGCGCCGAAGGGGCTCGCCCGGCGACTCCGGGAGAGCTTGGTTGCGAAAATCGGCTGA
- a CDS encoding carbohydrate ABC transporter permease, which translates to MSATTAPRQVAEQAIPRQVRTANARSRETLIGAAMASPAVILLVVFFLVPVALAFGLAFTNARLISPRPPRFVGADNFIRLFGDSFFWASLRNTAYFAVVVVPVQAGLALVLALLANAKVRGTNFFRTVYFAPVVTSMVVISLLWRFIYQPDGLLNQIISAVTFGHSHGTDWLNNPTTAMPAIMFMSVWQAVGFHMIIWLAGLQTIPRDLYEAASLDGASAWKTFTHVTWPSLRATRTFILITITIGALSLFTQINVMTQGGPLDRTTTVVFMAVRAGYEQQSTGYAAAVSLVFFVLVLTVSGVQRFLTREKA; encoded by the coding sequence ATGTCTGCCACCACAGCTCCCCGACAAGTCGCCGAACAAGCGATTCCACGACAGGTCCGTACGGCGAACGCCCGGTCGCGCGAGACCCTGATCGGTGCCGCGATGGCATCGCCCGCCGTCATCCTGCTGGTCGTCTTCTTCCTCGTACCCGTGGCCCTCGCCTTCGGGCTCGCCTTCACCAACGCCCGGCTGATCTCGCCGAGACCGCCGCGATTCGTCGGCGCGGACAACTTCATCAGGCTCTTCGGTGACAGCTTCTTCTGGGCATCGTTGCGCAATACGGCGTACTTCGCGGTCGTCGTCGTCCCCGTCCAGGCCGGGCTCGCGCTGGTCCTGGCGCTGCTGGCCAACGCCAAGGTCCGCGGGACGAACTTCTTCAGGACCGTGTACTTCGCTCCCGTAGTGACGTCGATGGTGGTGATCTCGCTGCTCTGGCGGTTCATCTACCAGCCGGACGGGCTGCTGAACCAGATCATCTCGGCGGTCACCTTCGGGCACTCGCACGGGACCGACTGGCTGAACAATCCCACCACCGCGATGCCGGCGATCATGTTCATGTCGGTCTGGCAGGCCGTCGGGTTCCACATGATCATCTGGCTGGCGGGCCTGCAGACCATCCCGCGGGACCTGTACGAGGCCGCGTCGCTCGATGGCGCCTCTGCGTGGAAGACGTTCACTCACGTCACCTGGCCGAGTCTGCGGGCGACCCGGACCTTCATTCTCATCACCATCACTATCGGCGCGCTGAGTCTGTTCACCCAGATCAACGTGATGACCCAGGGTGGGCCGCTCGACCGGACGACCACCGTGGTCTTCATGGCGGTCCGGGCGGGGTACGAACAACAGTCCACCGGCTACGCGGCGGCGGTCTCGCTGGTGTTCTTCGTGCTCGTGCTGACCGTCTCAGGGGTCCAGCGCTTCCTGACCAGAGAGAAGGCCTGA
- a CDS encoding helix-turn-helix transcriptional regulator codes for MEPQQAEPFGPWLGRQLRRAGFSQAQLAERLGLTRAAVSAWITGRAEPREDTKRAIADVLGTDPASIYNRTVDIEVSRPLGWHHRPAHADGGREYGNAAAFAFDADLSILAREATQNSIDERYDVTKPVGVHYILHELSGESLDTFLTTLRWNDLRRHYSNAASSQQKVSRSLQVALDDLAESQTLLLLRVDDHNAAGLTGPEYGDGRFAAVVRRQLDSHKQSGSRAGGSYGLGKAALWATSRFGFVLINSTLSIPHEGRTERRMIGRLDLPWHEVDGEAYAGPAWFGEPDTEPDHEGVSRSWWADKQTVRNLCIERPNGEPGTSFLIVGAHDASGDAETLQEMHDKLVKSLADGFWAAMVAGRTTRPVLEARVTTLRNGQIHISEERVDPEAHHPALSRAVQAYLDGETVDGLTSADQVARIDVPLVVPPRKDSSKSQVKGCTHYAVLLVTAPDVNEDRINRVICMRGTRMTVTEQRPRELPLGAMPFQAVLLAGYATGRGDENVGLAEQFLRASEPPDHDRWDRTEELTSTYERGALSRLREFRAEIDKAVRHLVGRREIAPTAGPTVLRELLKLDGVGMAGTRRVQGAPTIHNLGAQVELSGAWRVRVELRLPNAEDPWLLTPVAKFDVRSGGRPTVSWKLTASDNCFVKDGNLLIEAGIRSATFVGVTDPSSHPIHSGFARLIVELQKTRGGAA; via the coding sequence ATGGAACCGCAGCAAGCTGAGCCGTTCGGGCCATGGCTGGGACGCCAGCTCCGCCGAGCTGGATTTTCCCAGGCTCAGCTCGCCGAGCGGCTAGGCCTGACTAGAGCGGCTGTGTCGGCGTGGATCACTGGGCGGGCTGAGCCGCGCGAAGATACCAAGCGTGCGATCGCGGACGTGCTGGGTACAGATCCGGCGTCGATCTACAACCGAACTGTCGACATCGAAGTGAGCCGGCCTCTTGGCTGGCATCATCGACCGGCCCACGCAGATGGTGGGCGGGAGTACGGCAACGCCGCCGCCTTTGCTTTCGATGCGGACCTCTCTATTCTCGCTCGAGAGGCCACGCAGAACTCCATCGATGAGCGTTACGACGTCACCAAGCCGGTTGGCGTGCACTACATCTTGCATGAGCTTAGCGGCGAATCCCTTGATACATTCCTGACAACGTTGCGATGGAATGATCTGAGGCGGCACTACAGTAACGCGGCTTCGTCGCAGCAGAAGGTCTCCCGTAGCCTACAGGTGGCTCTAGACGACCTCGCGGAGAGTCAGACGCTGCTCCTGTTGAGAGTCGACGATCACAACGCGGCGGGCCTTACGGGACCGGAGTACGGGGATGGCCGATTCGCCGCTGTCGTGCGCAGGCAGCTTGACAGCCACAAGCAATCCGGCAGTCGCGCCGGCGGATCATATGGCCTAGGCAAAGCCGCATTGTGGGCAACAAGTCGCTTTGGGTTTGTCTTGATCAACTCGACGCTCTCCATTCCGCACGAAGGCCGTACTGAGCGCCGCATGATCGGCCGGCTCGACCTGCCGTGGCACGAGGTGGACGGCGAAGCGTACGCAGGCCCAGCGTGGTTCGGCGAACCCGATACCGAGCCCGATCATGAGGGTGTTTCCCGATCTTGGTGGGCGGATAAACAGACTGTCCGTAACCTCTGCATAGAGCGCCCAAACGGGGAGCCAGGCACCTCCTTTCTGATTGTCGGAGCCCACGACGCCTCGGGAGATGCTGAGACCCTGCAGGAGATGCACGACAAGCTGGTGAAGTCACTCGCTGACGGGTTTTGGGCGGCGATGGTGGCCGGCAGGACCACAAGACCGGTGCTAGAAGCTCGAGTGACCACGTTGCGGAACGGGCAGATTCACATATCCGAGGAGCGAGTGGATCCGGAAGCCCATCATCCGGCACTGAGCCGTGCGGTTCAGGCCTACCTAGATGGTGAAACCGTCGACGGGTTGACGTCAGCGGACCAGGTTGCCCGCATCGATGTGCCGCTCGTCGTACCCCCGAGAAAGGATAGTAGTAAATCGCAGGTCAAAGGATGTACGCATTATGCTGTTCTGCTGGTCACGGCTCCTGACGTCAATGAGGACCGGATCAATCGCGTGATCTGCATGCGAGGTACACGTATGACCGTTACCGAACAGCGTCCGCGAGAGCTACCACTGGGTGCGATGCCATTCCAGGCAGTACTTCTGGCCGGATATGCAACAGGCCGGGGAGATGAGAACGTAGGACTTGCAGAGCAATTCCTACGCGCCTCCGAACCGCCGGATCACGACCGGTGGGATCGCACGGAAGAACTGACATCTACTTATGAAAGGGGAGCGCTGTCCCGCCTCCGGGAGTTTCGGGCTGAGATCGACAAAGCTGTACGACACCTTGTCGGACGTCGCGAAATCGCCCCGACTGCAGGCCCAACCGTTCTCCGCGAGTTGTTGAAGCTGGACGGTGTCGGAATGGCAGGGACACGCCGTGTGCAAGGAGCGCCGACAATCCATAACCTCGGTGCACAGGTCGAACTCAGTGGTGCGTGGCGGGTCCGAGTCGAACTGAGGCTGCCCAACGCAGAGGATCCGTGGCTACTCACACCAGTCGCCAAGTTCGACGTCAGGTCAGGTGGTCGGCCGACTGTCAGTTGGAAGCTCACCGCATCCGACAACTGCTTCGTGAAGGACGGCAATCTACTCATCGAAGCAGGGATCCGCTCGGCGACGTTCGTCGGGGTCACCGATCCGTCCAGCCATCCCATCCATAGTGGTTTCGCCCGTCTGATCGTTGAGCTTCAGAAGACGCGTGGAGGTGCCGCATGA
- a CDS encoding helix-turn-helix transcriptional regulator — protein MLETSARLLRLLSLLQKRRDWTGPELAERLGISTRTLRTDIERLRTLGYPVHAQPGVAGGYRLGCGCRVAAVVAG, from the coding sequence ATGTTGGAGACCTCCGCACGACTGCTGAGACTCCTCTCGCTGCTGCAGAAGCGGCGGGATTGGACCGGACCCGAACTGGCCGAGCGACTCGGGATCTCGACGAGGACGCTCCGGACCGACATCGAGCGGCTGCGGACGTTGGGGTATCCGGTGCACGCTCAGCCGGGCGTCGCGGGCGGGTATCGGCTGGGGTGCGGGTGCCGCGTTGCCGCCGTTGTTGCTGGATGA
- a CDS encoding DNA cytosine methyltransferase: MTSVQPEPFSSADVQMVDLFAGPGGLDVAARWLGVTTEGIEWDPNACATRRAAGLRTTEADVRQCGPADFPDATVLAGGPPCQTYTVAGSGAGRRALDQVLAFVKQMADGDDITQNLDQLDDERTGLVLEPLRWALAAVKRNRPYEAIVLEQVPAVLPVWQAVGNALERADYKTVCGILHTEEFGVPQTRRRAILIARIDRQPELPKPTHRRYRKGVPRFEGDPGLQPWETMADALDRGGPFEVISNYGTGGDPRARGRRTSSEPAATVTGKVSRNRLLTSANEGRFTLSEAGRLQTFPVDYPWAGRDIAQQIGNAIPPRLAAHVLAAALDHRLDEDALNAAVKGRWRATEYDEPPLANAI; encoded by the coding sequence ATGACATCCGTCCAGCCCGAGCCGTTCTCCTCAGCGGACGTACAGATGGTGGACCTCTTCGCCGGACCTGGTGGGCTCGATGTCGCCGCTCGGTGGCTGGGCGTGACCACTGAAGGGATCGAGTGGGATCCGAACGCTTGCGCCACCCGGCGCGCTGCGGGTCTTCGGACCACCGAGGCCGATGTCCGTCAATGCGGACCCGCCGATTTTCCTGATGCGACCGTTCTCGCAGGCGGTCCGCCGTGTCAGACATACACAGTCGCCGGCTCCGGAGCAGGACGTCGCGCCTTGGATCAAGTACTTGCCTTCGTCAAGCAAATGGCCGATGGCGATGACATCACGCAGAATCTGGACCAATTGGATGACGAGCGCACCGGTCTGGTGCTGGAGCCGCTGCGGTGGGCGCTAGCGGCAGTGAAGCGGAATCGTCCATACGAGGCCATCGTGTTGGAGCAGGTGCCAGCTGTACTCCCAGTATGGCAGGCCGTCGGCAATGCGCTGGAGAGAGCCGACTACAAGACCGTCTGCGGCATCCTTCACACTGAAGAGTTCGGGGTACCGCAAACACGCCGCCGAGCGATTCTGATCGCTCGCATTGACCGCCAGCCTGAACTTCCGAAGCCGACACACCGCCGCTATCGCAAGGGCGTTCCACGGTTCGAAGGGGATCCTGGGCTACAACCCTGGGAGACCATGGCAGATGCTCTCGATCGAGGTGGTCCATTCGAGGTGATCTCCAACTACGGCACCGGCGGCGACCCGAGAGCTCGCGGTCGGCGCACCTCGAGCGAGCCCGCCGCCACCGTCACCGGCAAGGTCTCACGCAACCGATTACTAACGTCCGCGAACGAGGGGCGGTTTACGCTCTCAGAGGCGGGACGACTACAAACCTTTCCCGTCGACTATCCGTGGGCGGGAAGAGACATCGCACAGCAGATCGGCAATGCGATTCCTCCGCGACTTGCCGCTCATGTCCTAGCGGCGGCGTTGGACCACAGGCTCGACGAAGACGCCCTCAACGCGGCGGTCAAAGGTAGATGGCGAGCGACTGAATATGACGAGCCGCCGCTGGCTAACGCAATCTGA
- a CDS encoding epoxide hydrolase N-terminal domain-containing protein: MNTSAIRPFRIEIPQAGLDDLRSRLANTRWPAPAPTEAADFSCGVPLTYLRELATYWANDFDWRAQEAPLNSYPQFLTEIDGQTIHFLRVRSPEPDATPLLMPHG; the protein is encoded by the coding sequence ATGAACACATCAGCGATCCGCCCGTTCCGCATCGAGATTCCGCAGGCCGGCCTGGACGACCTCCGCTCCCGCCTGGCCAACACCCGCTGGCCCGCGCCAGCTCCAACCGAGGCGGCCGACTTCAGCTGCGGCGTACCGCTGACCTACCTCCGCGAACTCGCCACCTACTGGGCCAACGACTTCGACTGGCGCGCTCAGGAGGCCCCACTCAACTCGTACCCGCAGTTCCTCACGGAGATCGACGGCCAGACCATCCACTTCCTCCGCGTCCGCTCCCCCGAACCCGACGCGACGCCGCTCCTGATGCCCCATGGCTAG
- a CDS encoding extracellular solute-binding protein: MQQITKRSIGAVALVCAAAVGLQACSSGSSDSGSTTEGGVTTLELWTHNGGNPVELAVNKKVVDAFNASQSKYKVKLQSFPQAAYNDAVTAAAAAKKLPCVMDIDGPNVPNWAWAGYLQPLDLPSGFFDKQLPSTLGKVDNKLYSFGHYDVAMNLTARKSVLTQYGIRIPTIDKPWTGEEFDAAVGKIKAGGKYAYPLDLGTAGTGEWIPYAYSPMLQSFGGDLVNRDGYQTAKGALNGPDALKWATWFRSMITKGYAQQKSGKDSAVDFVNGKSAIMWNGSWAADTVTKKYGADVVFLPPPDFGKGPKIGGASWQWGMSSACAAKDGALEYLKFSAKPQYYVDYAKALGLIPANTDAAAQVPAYAPGGKYRIFLELSQKYAEVRPVTPAYPFISSTFQKAVSDILAGGDAQKILDKAAADIDSNIKSNGNYAY, from the coding sequence ATGCAACAAATCACCAAGCGGAGTATCGGCGCAGTCGCCCTGGTTTGCGCGGCTGCCGTCGGTCTGCAGGCCTGCTCCTCGGGCTCTTCGGACAGCGGTTCGACCACCGAGGGCGGAGTCACCACGCTCGAGCTGTGGACGCACAACGGCGGCAACCCCGTCGAGCTGGCGGTGAACAAGAAGGTGGTCGACGCGTTCAACGCGAGCCAGAGCAAGTACAAGGTGAAGCTGCAGTCCTTCCCGCAGGCCGCCTACAACGATGCGGTCACCGCAGCCGCGGCAGCCAAGAAGCTGCCCTGCGTGATGGACATCGACGGCCCGAACGTGCCGAACTGGGCCTGGGCAGGCTATCTCCAGCCGCTCGATCTGCCGAGCGGATTCTTCGACAAGCAGTTGCCGAGCACGCTCGGCAAGGTCGACAACAAGCTCTACTCCTTCGGTCACTACGACGTCGCGATGAACCTGACCGCTCGCAAGTCGGTGCTGACGCAGTACGGCATCAGGATCCCGACGATCGACAAGCCGTGGACCGGCGAGGAGTTCGACGCCGCGGTCGGGAAGATCAAGGCGGGCGGCAAGTACGCGTACCCGCTCGACCTCGGCACGGCCGGGACCGGCGAGTGGATTCCGTACGCCTACTCGCCGATGTTGCAGAGCTTTGGCGGTGACCTGGTGAACCGCGACGGCTACCAGACGGCGAAGGGTGCTCTGAACGGGCCGGACGCCCTCAAGTGGGCGACGTGGTTCCGCAGCATGATCACCAAGGGCTATGCTCAGCAGAAGTCCGGCAAGGACTCGGCCGTGGACTTCGTCAACGGCAAGAGCGCGATCATGTGGAACGGCAGTTGGGCCGCGGACACGGTCACCAAGAAGTACGGCGCCGATGTGGTCTTCCTGCCGCCGCCGGACTTCGGCAAGGGCCCGAAGATCGGTGGCGCCTCCTGGCAGTGGGGCATGTCGTCGGCCTGCGCGGCCAAGGACGGCGCGCTGGAATACCTCAAGTTCTCGGCCAAGCCGCAGTACTACGTCGACTACGCGAAGGCACTCGGCCTGATCCCGGCGAACACCGATGCGGCGGCACAAGTACCGGCGTACGCGCCAGGCGGCAAGTACCGGATCTTCCTCGAACTGTCGCAGAAGTACGCCGAGGTGCGACCGGTCACGCCGGCGTACCCGTTCATCTCCTCGACGTTCCAGAAGGCCGTCTCGGACATCCTGGCCGGCGGTGACGCCCAGAAGATCCTCGACAAGGCAGCCGCCGACATCGACAGCAACATCAAGTCCAACGGCAACTACGCGTACTGA
- a CDS encoding DNA cytosine methyltransferase: MSPVEAARSAEQSPAQRWSSLQLCAGAGGLALGLERAGFDPVLLLDKRAVACTTLRLNRPKWDVRNMDLLDFDPVDHQQVYDVDLVAAGLPRVQATATVTRPRGSDLELELLKATILLLHGVQPRALLVENVPDLVTRDTFAPIREFVGNELDHLGYRFSWFVINAADYGVPQDRKQGVLIAFKGSAMDAFAVPPRRLEPPNTVGAVLEESMAAGGWSGAAEWAAQADRIAPTLVGGSWERGGADLGPSGTKAAWARMGVDGGTVADEVPGASFDWNPTLGRAGMVPLTVEQAARIQGFPDDWQFAGRKTARYRQVGHASPPPVGEALGYAIRSALEVS; encoded by the coding sequence ATGTCGCCAGTGGAAGCCGCCCGATCCGCAGAGCAGAGCCCGGCACAACGGTGGTCCTCACTTCAGCTGTGTGCAGGTGCTGGCGGTCTTGCACTCGGCCTTGAGCGAGCTGGCTTTGACCCTGTACTGCTGCTCGACAAGCGTGCTGTCGCCTGCACTACGTTGCGGTTGAACCGGCCCAAGTGGGACGTGCGAAACATGGACCTGCTTGACTTCGATCCTGTTGACCATCAGCAGGTCTATGACGTGGATCTGGTAGCGGCGGGACTGCCCCGCGTGCAGGCGACAGCCACCGTGACCCGCCCTCGCGGCAGTGATCTCGAACTCGAGCTGTTGAAGGCAACGATCCTCCTTCTCCACGGCGTGCAACCACGCGCACTCCTCGTGGAAAACGTGCCGGACCTCGTGACCAGGGACACCTTTGCACCGATCCGCGAGTTCGTGGGCAACGAACTTGACCACCTCGGCTACCGGTTCAGCTGGTTCGTGATCAACGCTGCCGACTACGGCGTCCCACAAGATCGCAAGCAGGGGGTTCTAATCGCGTTCAAAGGCTCTGCGATGGATGCGTTCGCAGTGCCGCCTCGTCGCCTTGAGCCTCCCAACACTGTGGGTGCGGTACTCGAGGAGTCCATGGCAGCAGGGGGCTGGAGCGGCGCTGCGGAGTGGGCTGCCCAAGCGGACAGAATCGCTCCAACGTTGGTGGGTGGCTCTTGGGAGCGCGGAGGCGCCGACCTCGGGCCGAGTGGGACGAAGGCCGCCTGGGCGAGAATGGGAGTCGACGGTGGGACCGTTGCCGACGAGGTCCCCGGGGCGAGCTTCGATTGGAATCCAACCCTGGGACGAGCGGGCATGGTGCCACTGACGGTCGAGCAGGCAGCACGGATCCAGGGATTCCCCGACGACTGGCAATTCGCCGGCCGGAAGACCGCCAGATACCGCCAGGTCGGGCATGCCTCTCCACCACCAGTGGGTGAGGCGCTGGGCTATGCGATCCGATCAGCGCTGGAAGTGTCTTGA
- a CDS encoding DUF6339 family protein, with product MSQKNAGHAPGVLGLLPDSSVTKFLGHGIQSGTESPPLVALLRTATTLPDGEVRWRTGPLRELVDEAMRRFDARRVEADAWLAPRLHATLRMSRAEAADSRRWNYLAMVVAPDYVVWRHRGAVAAAASRFSGPHHTQAFARLWWAAEMFRNGSDYGPVETACRVQDVLNTTLRLDIIDHRPTALAIIRVLERLIADESPRLGDRVNALSSAVNTAGSTLIYDVLAPDVLVDSAALQDWISDSMSMPPVPWARLPFGPEDGEVPNEAVEALLPLFERLLGDSQVRARPRHAAGEDN from the coding sequence ATGAGCCAGAAGAATGCTGGACATGCGCCCGGCGTGTTGGGGCTGCTCCCCGACTCGAGCGTAACCAAATTCCTCGGACACGGCATTCAATCCGGCACGGAGAGCCCTCCGCTGGTCGCGCTCCTCCGGACGGCTACGACACTTCCCGACGGGGAGGTTCGCTGGCGGACGGGTCCGCTACGCGAGTTGGTCGACGAGGCGATGCGTCGTTTCGATGCTAGGCGGGTAGAGGCGGACGCCTGGCTGGCGCCGCGGCTGCATGCGACCTTGCGGATGTCGAGGGCTGAAGCTGCCGATAGTCGTCGATGGAACTACCTTGCCATGGTCGTTGCTCCGGACTACGTGGTCTGGCGCCACCGTGGCGCGGTAGCGGCGGCAGCCAGTCGATTCAGCGGACCCCATCACACTCAGGCATTTGCCCGCCTATGGTGGGCGGCCGAAATGTTCCGCAACGGTTCCGATTATGGACCGGTCGAGACGGCTTGCCGGGTCCAAGACGTACTCAACACGACGTTGAGGCTAGACATCATCGATCACCGACCGACGGCGCTGGCCATCATTCGTGTACTGGAACGGCTCATCGCTGATGAAAGTCCGCGTCTTGGCGACCGAGTTAACGCCCTGTCCTCGGCTGTCAATACGGCCGGCAGCACACTGATCTACGACGTGTTGGCTCCTGACGTGTTGGTTGACAGTGCCGCGCTACAGGATTGGATCAGCGACTCGATGAGCATGCCGCCCGTCCCCTGGGCGCGTCTGCCATTCGGTCCTGAGGACGGCGAAGTGCCCAACGAAGCTGTGGAGGCGCTCCTGCCGCTTTTCGAGCGGTTACTTGGCGATTCTCAAGTTCGGGCACGGCCAAGGCACGCGGCCGGCGAAGACAACTGA